AAACTCCTGCATTTGGTGatctcagaggtgttttccagcccagTTTACTCTGGAATTCTGTGTCTCTGCCCAGGTGGAGGATCTCAGCCACTGCATGAGCAGGTGCTGGCCGGGCCAAACTCCTGCATTTGGTGatctcagaggtgttttccagcccagTTTACTCTGGAATTCTGTGTCTCTGCCCAGGTGGGGAGTGTTGGCTGCCACATGAGCAGGTGCTGGCCAGGCCAAACTCCTGCACTTGGTGatctcagaggtgttttccaacccaGTTAACTGTGATTTTGTGACCCTGCCCAGGTGGGGGTTCTCAGCCACTGCATGAGCAGGCGCTGGCCAGGCCAAACTCCTGcacttgatgatctcagaggtgtttcccagcctggctaACTCTGGAATTCTGTGTCTCTGCCCAGGTGGGGAGTGTTGGCTGCCACATGAGCAGGTGCTGGCCGGGCCATGGCCTGGCCTCcggggctgttcctgctgctgctgctcctgtccgGGCGCGCTCCGGCCGCGCGCAGCCGCGACTTCACCGCCAAGGACATCGTCTACCTCCACCCCTCCAGTGAGTGACCTCCTCcccgggacagggacaaggaaaaTGTCCAGGTTATTGATGAGGGTTATCTCCTGAGCTTTGAGCTTATGGATTTGCACTCGAATTCTCACAGGAACCCAAAAGCCGGTTCCAGTCATTGTTTCCgtggtgtcctggtttagggcaaacttgggaggaaacctctgaatggggctcctctggagagcaaacccaaacggcccCTCCCCTAACTGGTCTGGGAAAGAAATTCCTTggagaaaatgtggaaaaaattatttatttaacaaacaaagtgcTCATAAGCATaaaggaatgaataatatgaaagaagaaaagcttttgttgTTCTGGagtgagatggcaaattcaggaAGCCCTTTGCTGTGGGTTGTAGCTCGGCTTGCTCAGTCTCTTATGGCAAATGCTGAGTGAGGTGTGAACTCCTGATactcctctgggtttttcagcCCAGGACAGCGTTAAACAgtcccccaaaaaagaaaaagaaacagtccAGGGAGCTTCTCTATTTCAGCTGGCCCAGgctaattaaaagcaaagagatCTCTGTGCCCTTGTCTGTCTGTGCCTCAgacacagtccaggagcagaatgtCCAGGAGTGAGAGCAGTTTCTTCAAAACAAACTCCACGCTTCTTCTTTCCCAGAATCAGTCtgaaaggcacagaactcaCTATCCAGCACAAAAAGAACAGACTTTTGGGGATACAAACATAATgaagtcaccccaggacacacGGTCCTCAGaggatattttctgtttctctgtacCTCATTTCACCTTGTCGTGTTTCCTTCGTTTCCCCCCACTTCTTCTTGAACCACAGCTGTGTGTGCCTTTGGCCCTGCCTTTAAGCTGGTTTCACATggaatcgtggaatggtttgggttgggaggggcCTGGTTTGTGCAgtcaccactctcacagggtCACGCTgatgtggaagaaaaaggaaaacccagGGTTTTGTGGGAGGTGTCCCAACACGAGCTgtaaggtccctcccagcccaaaccattccaagcTCCTGCCTTGACTCCAGTACCTCCTGGAGCAATGGAATTGTGCATCTTTAGACCTTCCCTCCCCAGTCCGTCCACTGAATCAGTCTTACTGAATCCCGTGAGAACAGGGTGCCTGTGGAGCCgtccctgccttccctccccacaAAAAACTCACTGCTTCACGGGCTAAAAGATTTATATTCTGTGCAGGGAGGCTGAAATTGCTGTTTTATGTCATAGCTGTGACCTGTCAGAGGTGTAGAGTGAGAGGGattcatttaaattattgtgctgtcccagccccagcagagttGCTgctgggtgattttttttattccttaaaagctgaaaggaaacaaGCAACGAAATCCTCCTGCTTCACCTCCCATTCCTACACAGGATCCTGCCCAGAGCGAGGGGAGGAGGTGATGAAGAGGAGGGAGGGTGAAGATGTGGCCCTTGGGGCTGCAGAGGTTCCATTTACTGATAAATGTGACCTCTTCACCATTTGGCCTCTGAGAAGGTGGCAGCACCTGGAGGATGGACTGAAAACGTCCCAGAagtgctgccaggagagcaaTTAAGGAATTAGCTCTCGTTTGGTGAGATTAATTAGGACAGAGCTGCCGTTCAGAGCTGGAGGTTCAGCAAAGTGGTTTTAGTTTCCTTTGGGGCCTTGAGCTTGCCTTCAACAGGAGCAGCTCTTTCCTTTGCTGGGACAATTCCCAGAGTGTTCAAACCCACCTGATATTTTGTTATCAGCGCTGATAGACCCGCAGTGTTGGATGTGAGCTCCGATTCCAAGGGAatgagcattcccagctcccattAACTCCCTTTGAAGTCAGCACCGGCCACTTTGgctgggaaaacacagctggaaCGAATCCACAGGGACCtaaatgtgcttttcctgctgcgGGGGAACAGGGTTTCACAAATCAGAACCAACCTGCTGACACCGACAGGAAAATTTGGAGAAATTTggatttgaagagaaaaaaaaaaaaaaaaaaaaaaaaaaaaaaaaaaagaaaaagttgctgttttctcctaaaaagcagcacagaaccaGATTAATTGGGTCGTTTTAACTCCATTATCTATTCCTTTGAACTCCATTAGCCGTTCCTTTTAACTCCATATCTCCCATTCATTTTAACTCCgtattttccattcattttaaCTCCATTATCCATTCCTTTGAACTCCGTTATCCATTGCTTTTAACTCCATATTTCCCATTGcttttaactttaatttttcCCTTGCTTTCAGCCACGCCGTATCCTCATGGATTTAAGTGTTTCACCTGTGAAAAGGCCTCAGATAATTACGAGTGCAACCGCTGGGCTCCAGATGTTTACTGCCCCCGAGGTAACCAGCCCCATCCCAGAAATCCATCCCACCCCCTTTTTCCTAGAAATTGTGGAATTTGGgattctggaaaaataatttaagtttttCGTGTCTCGTGGCAGCGGATGAGGTTGAGGAGTTTGAGCTGTTCCCTGTTTTTCTCTGGCTCAGCTGGGGGTTAAATCAGGCTGGGGTTGATTTCTTAAAATCCCAGAGAGGTCTGGGTTGGGAAGGagcttaaagctcatcccattccatggcagggacagctccctctatcccaggctgctccaacctggccttggacatctccagggatccagggacagccacagatgctctgggaattccatcccagcccctcctcaccctcacagggaagaaataataagagatttttttttttttctctcttactgGTGAACCAGTTCTGGTTGTGTTTACTTCCCTCCCCTGTGGCACCAATCCAcatccagggcagccacagctggaattTCCATATTTTCGGTGGTTTGATTCCCATAAATCCTCTTGGAGCCTGAAATTGGgagcagctcagaaaaaaaacttttaataCAAACCCTCAAATATCAGATCTGGGCACTCCTGAGCTCCCCAAATCTCCCTCTCCTTCACCAGCTCTCCTCCAAGACCCTCACACGACATCGAGATTATCCACAGCCCCAGTGAATCCCATCTAGTTGGGTTGTTTGGGGAGAACTTtgcctttgggaaaaaaaaaattcgtTATTTTGGAAggatgaaatatatttattttggaagaaaaataattattttggaagGAGCTGACCCCAGTGTGTGTGTCAGACCCGTTATCAGCCCCAGAATTTGCTTCCTTTGAGCTAAAATcaacaacaataaaacctcCCAGGCTGGCTGGCACGGGATGAGATTAATATTCCTGGATATTCCTTGGTTTTTTAGGAGAAAAGGGGAAtggattttattccttcttgtGGATTTTGTGTGTGGCCTTTGGGGAGGTGACAGCCGTCCATGCTCatgctccctgtgccaggaaaaTCCCTCTCCCTGAGATGattccacacacacacaaaaaattgaAGGAATAAGGAATAAAAGAGCCTCAAAAGGGTTGTGGGGTGGTGGAAGTTTTATTTATCCCGTGTGGGAtctgccagagcaggagagagggagccCAGGTTGGCTGGGAATGGCACTTCCAGCAAAATCCTGGGATAAAGCTGAGCTTTagggcaggagaagctggaaaacatggaaaattccctcttttcccctcctttttttcctcctttcccccctcctttttctctcctttttctctcctttttctctcctttttctctcctttttctctcctttttctctcctttttctctccttttctcttctattctctccttttcctctcctttccctcccctttctCCCAGGTGCGAGCACATATTCAGCGACATTAtacaaaaacacattttttaaaaaaattgaaaaaaattttttttttttttttaaaaaaatcccatcatttaattaaaatctaagacattttttccccctctctctcctgccGGCGTGTTCTCAGGGAAGGGGAATTGATCCAATAAGGAGTTTCCCATGTTTTTCAGGGACCAGGTACTGTTTCAGCCAGCACATGATGAAGGCCAGCGGGGAGAGTGTGTCTGTCACCAAGCGCTGTGTGGCCCTGGAGGAGTGTCTGAGCACGGGCTGCACCTACCTCAGGCACGAGGAGTACAAGGTGGGAGAAACTGGGGGGAAATGGGATAATTGGAGCTTGGTTTGGAAACGTAACGGGTGCGAAATATAGGgagaaattaaatcaaatcaaattaaattaagtaaTATCatatatgagaaaataaaagaaaatacggaagtaatatatattatatcgtgttatattatattacattatatcACATcacattacattacattacatttatattatattatatgacatttatattatattatgttaTGTAATATTATATTATGTTACATTATGTCACATTATATTACATTTAtgttatattgtattatattgtaACATAGTGTATATTATATTAATGTAACATAATTTGCGTGTTATATACTATATATAGAGTACATATTCTAGTATATATtccaattattattattattattattattatctagCACGTATTCTATTTGTATTGATTTTATATTACATTCTGtgataaatttaaatattctatAGATAGcatatatattgtatataatatatatgtacaaTATATATAAGTATGAATTATATGTACATATAATGTACATAATTATTAGATCGTATTTAtgttatatgtatatattattaTACATATCAGGCATCTACATCATAGATTATATGtacaataaatatattttatgtattatattAGATTAATGTAGATATAATTAATTAGCTATGTACATATAATggctttccctgttttccctgtaCCTTTTCCCTGTAATTTTGGCATTCCCTGTACCTTTTCTCCCTGGAATTCCtcattccctgttttccctgtaccttttccctggaattccGGCATTCCCTGTATCTTTTCTCGCTGGAATTCCtcattccctgttttccctgtaccttttccctggaatttcGGCATTGCTGTATCTTTTCTCGCTGGAATCCCTCATTCCCGTTTTCCCTGTACCTTTTCTCGCTGGAATGCCTCATTCCCgttttccctgtgtttccccCCGGAATTCCCCGTTCCCAGGTGTGCACGTCGTGCTGCGAGGGCAGCATCTGTAACCTGCCGCTGCCGCGGAACGCCTCGGACGCCGTGTTCGCCACTTTGTCACCGCTCAGCGCCACAGCGCCGCTGTCCCCGCCCGGCCTGGGGACACCGCTCGGCCTCGGGCTGGCGCTGCTGGCACAGCGCTGGCTGGGCGCCACGGCACGGGGACACTGACAGcgacggggacagggacagggacagggacagggatggtgcCATGGACAGCCACGGCGCGGGGACACTGACAGcgacagccatggggacagggacagggatggtgcCAGGGACAGCCACGGCACGGGGACACTgacagcgacagggacagggacgggagagggacagggacagtgacgGTGCCAGGGATAGCGACGGGACAGGGACAGTAACAGGAGAGGGACAGTGACAGCgacagggacagcgacagggacGGTGCCAGGGATAGCGACGGGACAGGGACAGTAACAGGAGAAGGACAGGGACTGGGACCAGGATGGTGCCATGGACAGCCAcggcacagggacagtgactgcGACAGCGACAGGGATGGTGACAGTGATGGTGCCTTGGACAGGGACAGTAACAGGAGAGGGACAGCGACAGGGATagtgccagggacaggacagcGTCGGTGACAGTGGAAATGACAGCGACAGGACAACGGCAGTGATGGGGACAGTGACAACGACAGTGACAGGGATCGTTCCAGGGAGAGcgacaggacagggacagtgtcAGGGACAGGACACGGACGGGACAGTGACAACGACAGTCACAGGGATGTTTCCAGGGAGAGcgacaggacagggacagggatggtgccaggacagggacagtgacaacGACAGTGACAGGGATGCTGACAGGACAGGAacaggacagggacaaggacaatGACAGTGACAAGACAGAGATggtgccagggacagggcaggcaCGGGACAGTGACAACGACAGTGACAGGGATGCTGACAGGACAGGAACAGGACAGTGACGGGGCGGTGACAAAATAGACACAGGGatggtgacagggacagcaaCAGGGACAAGGATGGTgtcaggacagggacaggacagggacgGTAACAcgacagtgacagtgacagcagcagggccgcgctgccccagctgagccagccctgAATCCCGCCTGGATTTGGGATAATCCCGGGTTTGGGCTGGAGCGGAATCCCCGCGGGAACTCCCGGACAGAATTCCTGAAATCCTGCACCAAGCCCGGGATCACTGTGGGAAagagccctggggctggaaaagcccgGCCTGACCCGGGTAAAGTCTGGTTTATCCCGGGTAAAAATTCCGGTTTATCCCGGGTAGAGCTGCCGCTGAAGTGTTCCTGCTCCCGTCGTGGATTCCCATTGGGAACAGCCCTGCTGGCCCCTCATTAACTGCGCTGTCCAATTAACACGTGCTCATTAACACAAACTCGGGCGCCTGCAGAATTCCCGCACCTCCAGGACGGGCAGGGACTGGCagcaaggaagggaaaaggagaagatcCCTGAAAAACCTCTGGAATTCCCGAAATGAACCGGAGAAATCCCGAAAATTCCTCATTCCCAGcgggaggaggatgaggagctgctgctcaccgGATTCCCACTGGTTTAGAGGAAgaatattcccatttttttccccatttttccccccattttaACCCCAAATCCCACGACCtgaatgagagaaaagaaatcctgggaattttattccctttttattcCACTGCTGGAATAAAAATTCCACTGTCTTTGGGTGACCTGTGGTGTTCGTTCTGCCCTGAAATCACGGatgcaatatttaattttttttttttttttttttttttggaagtccaggagggtttggaagTGCTGGGAAAAAGATTCCTAAAAGAGCTGAtcttgccaggaaaaaaaaacaaaaaccgGGATGGTTTGCAAATCAGCGAGCCTGTAATGTATAAATGTTCAAAataaatatctataaatataaatatatattaaaaaaattttacatcgctttaaaaaaaaaaaagaatcaactTTGTCTTGCAAAGTCAGTAATAAAAGCAGGCTGTCATGGACTtgctttaaaactgttttatagtgaattttttgtaaaataatcattaattattctttcaggagtgatttttttccccctattccTGCTCCAGGGTAACTTGAGCTCTATCAAAT
The genomic region above belongs to Sylvia atricapilla isolate bSylAtr1 chromosome 7, bSylAtr1.pri, whole genome shotgun sequence and contains:
- the LYPD6 gene encoding ly6/PLAUR domain-containing protein 6; amino-acid sequence: MAWPPGLFLLLLLLSGRAPAARSRDFTAKDIVYLHPSTTPYPHGFKCFTCEKASDNYECNRWAPDVYCPRGTRYCFSQHMMKASGESVSVTKRCVALEECLSTGCTYLRHEEYKVCTSCCEGSICNLPLPRNASDAVFATLSPLSATAPLSPPGLGTPLGLGLALLAQRWLGATARGH